The Mesoplodon densirostris isolate mMesDen1 chromosome 8, mMesDen1 primary haplotype, whole genome shotgun sequence genomic interval GCATGAGGGCAGGAGTTAAGAGACCTGGCTTGTCActaactagctctgtgacctgagGGAggccacttctctgagcctcagtttccttgtccttAGAATGGACAACATGATTTTTTAAGTTCCTCCTCTGAATCAATAGTGAGTCCTGGGGGACTGTGATAAATTAGGCAAGCAGCAGACTTGGGTGCTgaatctctctgcctctctcttttttggctaattgtagtaaaatatacagaATGTGAAACTGgccatcttttttcatttttattttatttttaattatggtaaaatacacataaaatttactatcttaaccatttttaaccaTTCAATCAGTgccgttaagtacattcacagtgttgtacaaccatcacaaCTGTCCATTTccggaactttttcatcatctcaggCTGAAGCgctacccattaagcaataactcgtCCCTTCCCCAAACCTTGGTaatctctattctattttctgtctaatgaatttggctactctaggtaccttctgtaagtggagtcatacaatatttgtccttttgcatctggcttatttacttagcataatgttttcaaggttgatctgtgttgtagcatttatcaaaatttcattccgggcttccctggtggcgcagtggttgagagtccgcctgccaatgcaggggacacaggttcgtgccccggtccaggtagatcccgcatgccgcagagcggctgggcctgtgagccatggctgctgagcctatgcgtcaggagcctgtgctccgcaacaggagaggccacaacagtgagaggcccgtgtaccgcaaaaaaaaaaaaaaaaaatttcattcctCTTTGAGGTTGCATAATTcattataaatgtatgtatatgtgtgtgtgtgtgtgtgtgtatacatacacacaccacgttttgtttatctattgatggacatttgggtggtccACCAttcggctattgtgaataatactgcagtgaacttTGGTGTCCAAATATCTGTTcaggtccctgctttcagttcttttgggtgtatacctaggagtggaattggtggatcatatgACAATTCTacgtttagcttttttttttaaatatctttattggagtatagttgctttacaatgttgtgttagtttctgctgtataacaaagtgaatcagctatatgtatacatatatccccatatcttctccctcttgcgcctccctcccatctacatttagctttttgaggaattgccaaaccTTTTCCCCTTTAGTTTACTCTTAAATGAAGGCACTCAGTCCTGCCACGGGTGTGTGATGGGGAGTCCCATGGAGATATAGATTGCACCCACCTGCATTCAGACAGGCTGCCTGGCACTGCCATTCCCCGTTCTCCCTGGTACTGATGTGGATCAGATGTGTTCTGGGGAGCTGATGGCCATTACTGAGCCCAGGGCTGCACATATTCTAGTTCTGGGGTGAACTGCCTTGTGGCTTATAGGTTGCTatggagaaaggaaataattttctctcCTTGTCCAGAATTGCAGAAATGATGATGATATGTGCACAcatttctgatttcatttataGAACTAGAACCCCAAACAGGAGTGGGGTAAGGACTGGGGGAAAAGGCAGGTGGTTTAATTGGGAAGGCAGAAAGATGGCTGACACTAGGACTGAACCTCTCAGAAACACTGACCAGAGTCGCAGGATGGCCCAGATGGAGCCAGAGTTGATCCAAAGAGCAAGCAAGCAGATGAACTGGCCCAGCCCAGAGCTGCTTTGAACCTATAAGGTCTAGGTTCAAATGTCAGTTCTACTTTTTTTGCGGGGGGCCATGAACTTAACCTTCCTCAAGTTCAGTTTCCGCATTTGTAAAACAGGGACAGTCATGAGAGTTCTGAGGATAAATAAAAACATGCCTGCGAGCCCATTCCCACAGTGCCTGGGCCCACACTCAATACAGGTTAGGACCTCTTTTCCCTCAAACACCAAGCATCAAGTTCAGGTGCTGTGTTAGACTGGGAAGACCTTCCCTCACCTCCAAGTTCTAGAAACCTACTTTAAAGTATGAGTTTTTGAGCAAGTTTGCATTGTGGTGGCCATTCTAGAATTTTCATATTGTCTTTCtactgctttctttctctccaagTCAAATGTTTCATCTTTTTGGGACTGGTAGATGGGGCTCTTTTAGCAGGTACAAAACTGACTTTTAAGCAAAGGATAGACTCTTTgcgtaaaatttaaaatttttaaaaactaacagaAAAGCTCAGTTATCCTGGGCAAAATTCTTCTGGACACTGTTGGAAATGAACGCTTCATGTAGCAATCCAGATTCATTTACTGCAAAGGGTTCACTCTCTAGGCAGCCACAGCAGGAGCGAAGGGAGAAGCAATGTGAAGACACTTTGAGGCCATAACCTTATGTAAACAGAAACTTTTGTCATgaataataaatacagaaaattaaatgtTTGATAAGTGAGCATGTATCCAAGTAGACAAATTTCCCTGGCGCTGAGCTTCTGCTCAGCTTTCTGCTCATCCTTGCTGATTCAATTCAATGAGCCGACCTGCAAACACAGCCAGCGTTCCGATGATACAGACGAGCATGAAGACTCCGAGGAGAATGTGGTCCATCACCATTGCAACATACTTCCATTCCTCGGCCGCCTGGGAGAGAGGAATATGTTAGAATTTCTGTAAGATGATCATGGACTCACGATGTTCGTGCTATCCATCATCTAGGGGCCCTTCAATCTGTTGATCATCCCTCCACTGGCATtatgatctttattttttaaataggttatTCACAATATGATGACTTGCTAAGATAAGATGGCCTGGGGGTCTCTGGGCACATCTTACGTCAGTAGCTGCCCCTTGAACGCCAACCTTCCCATCAAGCCAAACCCATCCCTCTGTGCTCGAGCATTTGACCATTTAAACAAGAGGTGCAGACCTCAAGCCACAGAGCTTACGTTATTGGACTCCTGGTCTGACTTCATGGTCTCTGCGATGTATTTGATGCCCTCAATGGCACTTTTCACCTCGGGGTGTTTGATCAGGGGAGAGTGGAAACCCATGGGTGGAGGTCCCGGCTTCCCAGAAATGTCAGAAATATCAATGTCTtctgtaaaaatttttttgtcttgtttttctctGGATGGTCTTTTCATCGTGGAGAAGAACATGATATTTGGGATAGTGTCGATAAAAacctataataaaataaaaaagtccaCGTATGGGAATTATTGTCAGCAGGGCAAGCATCAGACTCTGATTTTGCATAAGCAATGTGACCTTAGGCGAATCATtcagcttctctgggcctcagcctcttTGTCCCTAAAACAAAAGGACTCTACTAGATTTTCTCAAAGCTTCCTCGTCTGTATCCTGAGACCTGTCAAATGACTAAGGCTAACAGAGATGATTCTGTAATGCCAGCAGCTTGCCACTGGAGGGAGCCTGTGTGCAGCTAGTGACTCAAGAAACCAATGAAGCTTAAGCTTCCAGACCCCCTGTAGGCACCCACTTCTTTCGAGGCCTGTGTCCTCATGATCAAAAGGTTAAAGAAAGGGCTCCTCccactaaaaaaatatatataaggttCCGGCCCCACactgttttcttctgtttcttgttCCTGAAGAAGTGCAGCATAGGTATTGCCAGGAGTCACTTGGCCTTTAGAGAAGCAGGGGACTGTCTCTCCTCCCAAAAGAATACATTGCAAGCAGTAGTTTCTCTGTCAATTCATAACAAATCTTTTGCATTGTGCACAAAAGACTGGACGTTAGTGTCTCTGTGAAGATGTATAAAAGAACCAACATATTGGAAatgttaacacattttaaaattcagtaatgTAAATATTTGAGACCAAGTTCCTCACTAAAACTTTTTGACAATCTCTCATCAagccccctccctacccccactCCCAATTTCTAGCCCTTATTCTAGTCTCAGCAGATGATTCTACCAGCAAAAAAATAAGCAGTCTGTTCACAAACTGGAAgacaaaaacagacatctcaagatTTCAAAGCATTTGAATAAAAGGATAGTGATTTATTCATCTTCTCTAATCAAAGAGATTTTTAAGGTTGAGTTTGGAATGGGCTTTGTTAATTCTGGTTTTCTTATCTCCCTGGGGTGGTTGCTTGAGTTATTTATACCCAGTAAGAAGCCAAAGAAAGTTCCTTCCCCAAAACCCCTACAGCCCAGAAAGGACTTTCCGTTCCTAAGTGCCCACAAGGGTTACCTAGGAGGCCACTGGCCATACAGAAGAGTAGACCTGCGGATGCCTTGAGGGAGGGGCGGCCCTGTGCAAAGTGTGCCGGGGCCTTGCTCGCTCACCTTCCGCACCCACTCAGGCATGACGTGGGTGCTGGGGGAGCGGTGGTGCGTGTTGATGACgatgacggtgatgatgatgGATGCGATGACGAACACCATGGTGAACAGCATGTACTTCCCAATCAAGGGCACTGCACTGGAGGTGGAAGGGATCAGCTCCACAATGACCAGAAGGAACACGGTTAAGGACAGCAGGACAGAGATGCTCAGAGTCATCTTCTCTCCtggacaaaagaagaaacaaacacaacacacCTGTTATGGGCTAAATTGTTCTTCCACCCTAATTTATGTGTTGAAACTCTAAGCCCCAGCACCTCAGGGACTgttttggagatagggcctttaacgCGATGTAATTCAATTAAAATGAGGTCTTAGGGTGGGCcctcatccaatatgactggtgtccttatcagAAAAGGAGATTAAGACAgccacacacagaggaaaggccatgtgaggacccaggctgaagacagccatctgcaagccaaggagagaggcctcagaggaaaccaaccctgctgacgccttgatcttggacttccagcctccagcactgtaggaaaataaagttctgttgcttaagccaccagTCTGTGGTCCTTGGTGaaggcagccctagcaaacaagCACACCACCAAAACCCAAGGGTGAGAGGAATGTGACCGTCATGTTCTCAAGGTCTCGTTGTGGGGAATTTTTCCTGCAGAATTTCCTATGAGACCTTGGCACCTTAACTCTGCTGATGATGGCAAGTGGCAGGCGTTTCCATTAGAGGCTGCCAAGCAGGAAATTCTACTTCACCTCTTGCCCAGCGTTCCGTTTCTTGGCGGAACTCAGGGAACCCAGGGAGGTTCTGGGTGATAATCGAGACCCCAGATGGCAGTTTTTCCATCTGCAGCAGAATGTCTTAAACCTCACAAAACTGAACTGCAGCCTGGCCTACTTGTTACCCAGCAGATGGATGGGCAGCACAgaagtacatgtatctttttctcATTGTGGGAGCAAGCTGCAAGACCAAAGCCGAGAAAGGACAAAAGCAATGATTTCACACCactcactttctcatcttcatctAAGGGgatgatttgggttttttttcttgttttgactttttttgtttttcatgctaAGGGATGAGGAATTCCCCTTCCCCTGAATCTTTTCTCCAGGCCCTACAATTTCAGGGTGAACAATTCCCAGATGGTGTCTTGGTTGGACAAGTAAACAAGAAAGCCAGGGGCTGGATGGCACTGGAATATTTTTGTGGGGATTGACCAGCTCAGATGCAGTAGAGAGACTTTGGAAGGGACTTTCCTTGGGATGGTCTTGGTGTTTGTGTCCTGGGAAACCCCTCGTGTGGCCCTGCTTTCCAGTGTGGAGCTTTTCGCATTCTGGATGCGTCCAGATGCTAGGGATATACACAGGATCCAGAGTGGATGCAAACAAGATATTGTCAGTTTCTGGTGGGTAGGAAAGTCttcaaaagtaaaaaagaaaacagaattataaatataaaatattgatcAAGGTACATCAAATTTCTtgattaatgataataatgatagctaACAATTATCAAGCAGTctcactgttctaaatgcttttcaAGCATAAATCATTTAATATTAATAGAAACTCTGATTAGTTTCCATATTGCCCTGCCTAGAGTTTTCTCTCTTTAAGAAGCTTCATTTGATTAGAAAGGTGAAAAAATACTTGTTTGTGATCATTTGTTTAAGAATGAGTACAATCCCTAGAACATATGTTCTCTGGGGAAAATTCTGCCTTATTCTCTACCTTATCCCTGTCTTGTAACAGTTGTTTAAACGGTATatgttgagtgagtgaatgtgtaagttttttttttcttgttggaaAGTTGGATTTAGACttctgtgggggttttttttggggggcctTCTGATAAAATTGTTATCTCTCATAAGTTTGAGGACCACCTtaccatctttcttttttccctgcttGTTTGCCGTAAATCATTTAAGAGCAGTGACTTGTTTGCAGGCATATGTGttccctttcccccttttctgTAGATTGTTGGTGTCTGGTGAAATTATGTCACAGATGTGATTACTCAGTAGGAGGTAAGTAAGTTGTCCAGGCTGATATGGGAGAAAGAATTGCCACTTGGGAAGTATGGTGTTGTGTGTAAAGATACTGCCATCTGGAGAATAGATACACAAAAGCTATTTTCAAGGGGCAAGCCAtgggcaaaggaggcaagacctGATTAGTCACATACAGCAAGTGACTTCATGGGGAACGAGGCATCGGTAGTGTCTGTGATCCACGCCTTACCCAGCACATTTCGGGGCACACAGCAGGTATTCAGCAAATAGGTGCTGGTGGTTATTCACTTAACCAGACTGAGCTATGTATGCGCATCTTCAGGGTCCCATTCAGCTCTCTGCCTGCTCTGTAGTCTGCCCCAGCTGGGATTTCACCACTGCACATGGCCAGTCAGTACACGCATCCTCCCAGGGATGATGATTTGGGTCCGCCTGCCTGTATTTGTTTATTAGCCATGGTTATTTCTGGCTTCCCCCAAAATAGTAGCCCGAGATCCGTCAGGGTCAGCAGCTGCCGCCATGGCAGCTGCACCCACCTGAGTCTGTGGGCAGGTAGAACACCAGGCCGGTTAAGAAGGAGAAGAGCAGGCAGGGAATGATGACATTGACGATGAAGTAGAGAGGCAGGCGCTGCATGACAAAGTGGTAGGTGATGTCCAGGTAGGGGGTGGAGGGGCAGCAGGCGTAGAACACCCAGTGCTTCCAGCCCCGGGACTCCTTGATCACCCATTCCCCACTCTCCATGAAGTTGCTTAGGTCTGGCTGGTCGCTTTCCTGAGAAGATGGAACGAAACTTTGAATTCCCAGCCTCCTCACCCTGAGGAGGGGGAGGGTTTCCTAATCAGCTGTGACAAGGCAACCGATCCCAGCACTGTCACATACCCAGGAGGGACCCTGGGTTACCTTCGCTTTGGGGTAAAATAAGGGGGTTTGGACTATTGGGATTCTCCATGTTGACTATACATTCAAGTCACTTGGgagctttaaaatatattggtGCCCTAGCTCCACCCCAGTCTGATTAAATCAGAATTCTTGGGCCTGAGCCTGGGCATAGAGAATTATTTAAGCCCCAGGTGGTTCTCTTATACAGTGCATCAAGAACCTTCCCAACCAATTGAGAACCATCAAACTAGACAATCCCCAAAGTTCGAATGGGTGCTGAGAGCCTATGATAATGGAGGGGCAGAGTTGGAGACCTGAATCGCGCTTTTCCTGCAACCAACCTCCTCACAGTTAGGTCACCACCTACCGGGTTGATGGCCACCACGGATCCGTCATAGGTCCAGGTGCCCAGCTTCATGCTGCAGTTCTGTTCGTCAAAGGGAAAGTGGGTGACGATGATCTCACAGTAGCTTTTAAAGATGGCGGGAGGTGTCCACGTGATGTGGCCAGTGTAGTCCAGGAGCACTTTGGTGAACTTGACAATGGCAAAGTCACCATCTGCACTACAATTGGGATAAAAGAGGAACAGGGATCCAAGTGACAGACGAGCCTTCAATTCTGCTTGGGGATGTTAACGGGAGACAGTTGTTAATTATTCAGGTGCTAATTATAGAAGCTTTCTTTTGCACTTCATCGCTTTTTATCTGTGGCAATGTTTTTCAAATTTGTCTGATAATAAGGGTCACTGGGGTGCTTGTTTAAAATATAGATTcctgaatctaaaaaataatacaagtgaatctttacagaacagaaacagattcacagatagaaaacaaacttatggttaccaaaggggagaaggagggggagggacaaattaggagtatgggattaacggatacaaactactatacttaaaatagataagcgggcttccctggtggtgcaatggttgagagtccgcctgccgatgcaggggacacgggttcgtgccccggtccgggaagatcccacatgccgcggagcggctgggcccgtgagccatggccgctgagcctgcgcgtccggagcctgtgctccgcaacgggagaggccacacagtgagaggcctttgtaccgcgcacgcacgcacacacacacacacacacacacacacacacaaaagataagcaacaaggatttagtgtatagcacagggaattatattcaatatcttgtaataacctataatggaatataatctgcaaaaaatcTGAATCTCTATGCTATATACCTACAACTAACactattataaatcaactacacttcaataaaaaataaaacaaaatgtagatTCCTGAGCACCATCTAAGTGCTGAATCAGGATATCTAGGGATGAACCTGAGAATCTACAGTTTTAAAGGAATAACAAGTGACACGGATTCACTGCATCCCAGATTTTTCTTCCCAGTCCTCAGTAGTATTTGTGATGTCAATCTCCATGTATCCCTTCTCTGATATACTTTGAAAGTtaattgagaagaaaaacaggaattttaaataaaaacatgtctAGTGGCTCATTACGGTGACAAGCACGTTAAAGAAGGGGTCTATTACCTTTAAAGAACTATTTAGACCCCAGTGGGGTGGGGTCACAAACTCAGATGCTTCCAGGGCCACGCAggcaaggaaggagggagggttgAGCCTGGCATGGGGAGAGACCCTCTCTCCTCTGAGGAAGACACCACTCAGCTCTGCCATGGTGTCTGCGTGGGAGCAAAGGCTCCATGTTGCCTGATAATCGGATTCTTCCTTGGAAGCTGGGAATCAAGACTTTTAATCCAAAGttgccacatatatatatatacatatatatatatatatattttttttgaggtacgtgggcctctcactgctgtggcctctcccgttgcggagcataggctccggacgcgcaggctcagcggccatggctcacgggcctagccgctccgcagcatgtgggatcctcccggaccagggcacgaacccgcatcccctgcatcggcaggcaggcggactctcaaccactgcgccaccagggaagccccaaagttgcCATATTTTTGAATGTTGGATTTTTCTAGAgaagttaaaaattcagattttaatgtatttcccaattttcaaatgttggcaataatttctcattaaaaaaggCAACATGGTAGATAGTAAAAAATAACAAACTATTTCTGCAGGTCTTGTTCAGTGGGTGGTCTGCTCATTCCAGAACAGCCTGCGCCCCAGGGCCTTGGCAGAGAGCAGGACAGTATAATAGGTGCTGAAAAGCGGGTGGGGTCTACCTTGCTGGGCTTTCAGGGACATGTGTTATATATTGTGCCTCACTTCATAAATCAAGAGATTTTCTTCTCATTAATTTTTCCTTGGGACTGAGAAGAGGCTCTATCCAGAAAACTATGCAGCTTGAGACCCTCCCAACAGAGCAGAGGGAAAAGATGGTCTGTCTCTCCTTCTAAGCAAGTGAAACAGGATTCTCTCCCCTATGAGGGTCTTTCTGAGTGAGCTTAGCAAAAGGACCTGAGGATTTTAATTGTTTCCCTCAGattctcagtgaaagagaaaCTTAACTCTGAGAGATAGACATCTGTCCCTATGAGCATACTTGTCCAAAAGTTTACACAAATGATTGTGTACTTTGA includes:
- the CHRNA1 gene encoding acetylcholine receptor subunit alpha, whose product is MEPRPLLLFLGLCSAGLVLGSEHETRLVAKLFENYNSVVRPVEDHRKAVEVTVGLQLIQLINVDEVNQIVTTNVRLKQQWVDYNLKWNPDDYGGVKKIHIPSEKIWRPDLVLYNNADGDFAIVKFTKVLLDYTGHITWTPPAIFKSYCEIIVTHFPFDEQNCSMKLGTWTYDGSVVAINPESDQPDLSNFMESGEWVIKESRGWKHWVFYACCPSTPYLDITYHFVMQRLPLYFIVNVIIPCLLFSFLTGLVFYLPTDSGEKMTLSISVLLSLTVFLLVIVELIPSTSSAVPLIGKYMLFTMVFVIASIIITVIVINTHHRSPSTHVMPEWVRKVFIDTIPNIMFFSTMKRPSREKQDKKIFTEDIDISDISGKPGPPPMGFHSPLIKHPEVKSAIEGIKYIAETMKSDQESNNAAEEWKYVAMVMDHILLGVFMLVCIIGTLAVFAGRLIELNQQG